Genomic window (Spirosoma sp. KCTC 42546):
AATGTTCCCGAGCCATTTTCCCGCACCGCCAGCGGAATAGCAGGCAAGTCGGCTAGTGCAAGCGTGCGATCCCGCAGTGGGCTCTTGGCCGAACAAACGGCCAGAACATCGTCGGTCATAAAGGGCGTGTAGACCAATGTATTAAGCTGCGTCAAGCCCTCAACAATGCCCACATCAATATCGTGGGCCAGTAACGCATTCTGGATCGTGTCTGAATTTCGGTTCAAAACACTGATCTGAATGGTATCGTACCGGTGCAGGTAAGCCGACAGAACAGGTGGCAGAACGTACAAACTAATGGTTGTACTAGCCCCAATGGCCAGTTTAGTGAGCGGGAGAAATTTATCGTTAATCTGCTGAAGTTCCTGGTGCAGTTCATCCTGGAGCTGGCCCGCTTCGAGCAGTTTGGTGTAGAGTGCCTGGCCCGCCAGCGTTAAGCTGATGGTTGTACCATGCCGCTCAAACAGACCCGTTTTGTAAAAATATTCCAGCGATTTAATCTGCTTACTAATCGCCGACTGGCTGAGGAATAACGTTTGACTGGCTTTGGTAAAGCTTAACAAACGAGCCACTTCCATAAAAATCAGGTGGCGGGACGAAAGCATAACGGACTATCTTTTTCGCTGAGATACAACATCAAAGTTAGCCCGTTTTTTCTGACAGGATTACAGGATTAACAGGCTTTAAGACCAGAAAAAAAATCCTGTTAATCCTGTAATCCTGTCAGAAAAACGGACTAACTCATTTAAACAGCAATGGAGCTAAGTCGGTCAGGTTCCTCCGCCACACCATAAACGTATGCCCACCCGGTGTCTCCACGTTTTTAAACTTTACATTTTTTGCCGTCAGAAACTCCTTGAAGTATTTGTTATTCTGATACAGAAAATCATCGACTCCGCAGGAAATCCATAACAGTTTCAGCTGAGAATTTGCCTTCTCATCCAGCTTGGGATACGTCTTTGTAAAGACGTCCATCATGGCTGTCACCTGTTCGGCAGACGGCGTCGTTGTGGCTGGATTTGCCGTGGTGGATGCTGGCGGTCGTGGGCCTCCCATGCCTACGGCACTACTCATGCCGCCTACATACGCAAAGTGATCCAGGTGATTAAGGCCTGTATAAAAAGCCGTTCCCCCTCCCATCGACAGACCAACAATGGCTCGTTGATTTCTGTCTTTGCTTGCGTTATACGTTTTTTCAAGTTGTGGAATGATCTCCTGAATTACTTCGGCAGCGTATTTATCGTTACCTCCATAGCCTAGCGTGTTTACCATAATCATCGGTTTGGCTTTGCCTTCAGCAATCAGGTTGTCCAGAATGATATTGGCCTGCGCATTGACAATCCACGACAAAGCGGTGCCTGTGGCTCCATGTAGTAAGAAAAATACGGGGTACGGTTCTTTACGTTTGGGATCATAGTTGGGCGGCAGATACACATAATAATCCCGATCTTCGCCCATAACAGCCGACCGATATACCTGATGATTGACAGCTCCCCGAGGAACGTCTTTGATTTCCCAGCTTAGTGAAGCGGGCCCAGGCATATGCGCTAAACTCTGACCGTTGCATTGATAACAGGGTTTGGCGACGGGATTGGCGGGGTCTGGAATACGAAGTCCATCGACAACAAAGGCGTAATCATAGACATCTGGCTCAAGCTTTTTGGTAAAACTCCAAACGCCCTGCTCGTCTTTCGTCATCGTTTCCTTTGAAATTCCTTCAATGTCTAGGATAACTTCTTTGGCATTCGGAGCACGAAGCCGGAATGTCAATCCACCTTCTGCGACTTCCGGTGATCGAAGGGGTGGTACTCGTGGCTGAGCCTGAAGCACAAATGCCTGGATCAGCAGACTAAACATAAGAAGCAAACAACGTTGTATTTTCATGCTGGTTTAGATGCATAGGTTATTGAGCTACAAAGCTTCACCCGGCCCCTAAACTACTTTTCGCAGTTATCTCTACTAAGGTTTTAAACTTTCATTTTTTTTACTGGGTCAGAGTACTTTTTGTCATTCCGACGCCAGGAGGAATCTCAAGCTTGACTAATGAGAAGCTTGAGATTCCTCCTGGCGTCGGAATGACAAAAAAAGCAATTCAGTCAATAGAAATTAGAAATTTAAAACAGCTTCATAATCATAAATCCTGCCAGAACTACCTTACTCCCAACTATCTAGCCCCAGCAGTTTTTTACCCAGCGGAGATAGTTCAGCGGTTTGGTAGCGCTCCTTTTCCCAATTGCGGGGATCGCCGGGGAAGGCGTACCCTTCGGGAGCCTGGCGGTCGCGCCAGGACGTAATGCGCCACTGCCGTAGCGCTTCGTTGTCTTCTTCGGCGGGCATCATAGAAATGTACTGCGCCATTCTGACTTTGTCAGTCGATAGATTCGGGCGGATGCCGTGGGGTTGTGTACTGTTGAAAATCAGCAAATCGCCTGCTTCCATTTTCACCTTTACGAAATCGAACCCGGTTGTATCGGGCTTGAAGTGGTCGCGGTCGGCGGGTTGGGTTAGTTTCCAGGTATCGTAGGTGCGGTAGAGTTCAGGGATGCACTGAAAACCGCCCATATTTTCGTCGGTTTGGTCGGCCAGAGCCAGTACACCCTGCACGTTTTGGGGACGGGTTTCGGGGTCGTAATCCCAGTGAATGAACCCCTTGAATTCGTGACCCGGCCGAACGGGGAAATTCAGGTTGGCCCGGTCGATGGTTACCCAGAGTTTCTCGGTACCCCAGATATCGACGAAGGCATCGTATACGCGCGGATACTGGCGGTTGTCCCACTCATACTGGTGATTATACAGCTCGACCATGCCGCTGTTCGTCAACTCCTTCATTTTCATTTCGGCGCGGGCTGGCGCATACCAAGTAGCGGGATCGTTCGGGTCTTTTTCTTCAAATTCCCACAGGAAATTAGCAAGTCGATCGGCCTGTTCTTTCGGCACGGCCTGCTTGATAACGATGTAGCCGTTGTGCTTCCAGAATTGCCAATCTTCTTCGGATAATACGCGTAAAGGCTTTCCAGCAGAACGGTCATTCAGACTGATTTTGCTGCTGGTGGCTGTCGATGGATTTCCCGGAATGTCTTTGTGAGCGTTATCGGGAATCATTGTGGGCTGCATCGTTTCCATATGCGTTAGGATGTTTTGTTGATTTTGTTGTAACAAAGGTAGTCGATGCGGGTAGCCCATTTCCACAACAATGCTGTCCACTTTTTGCACTATATTGCTCTTAGTTTCGTAAATAAGTTTTTTCAGAAGGAATTATGAGCAAATGTGAGTACATTTTTTGTCATGCTGACGATAGGAAGCATCTTAAATTACCCTAACTTATTTAGTAGGATACCGCAAGATGCTTCCTATCGTCAGCATGACAAAAACGCTTCGCTATTGAATCGACTCCTTTATGAAGATTGCCTTAGAACAAATCAGTCCCGACGCCAACAGTTCGTTCCATATTCTGGAAACGCCCCGGCTCAATGATGTTTTCCTGTGGCATTATCATCCTGAATACGAAATCGTGTACATCACCGGTGCCAACGGAACCCGGCACGTGGGCGATCATATCTCGCGCTACGAAGGCAGCGATCTGGTTTTTATTGGCCCGAATATTCCTCACTTGAATTTCGACTATGGCGTAAAAACCGACCATCGAAAAGTGGTGGTGCAGTTAAAGGAAGCTTTTCTGGGTAACTTATTTGGTCAGGCACCGGAGTTTGCAGCCATTGCCCGGTTATTCGAGATGGCCCGTGCGGGTGTTTCGTTTCACGGCGAAACGAAACGGCTGGTTGGCGAGCAACTGGAAGCGTTGCCTACCCTCCCACCCTTTGAGCGGCTTATGGCTTTGCTGTCCATTTTTCAGCAGTTAGCGACTAGTTCCGAGACAACTTCGTTACACGGAAAACCCGTAACGAATGCCTACAATTTAAGCGAACAGCAGCGCCTAAAGAGACTCTATCAGTTCATTGAAGACAACTACCAGCGTAAGTTCGATCTGGCCGAAGCTGCCGCGCTGACCAACCTGACCACCGCGGCTTTCTGTCGTTATGTAAAACGCATGACCCGCCTGACCTTCACGCAGTTTCTGAACCAATATCGCATCAATCAGGCGCAGAAACTACTGCTTCTCGACCATACTGTAACCGAAGCCTGTTTTGCCTGTGGCTTCGAGAGTTTGAGCTATTTCAATAAGATTTTTAGGCGCGTTACGGGCGAAAATCCATTCCAGTTCAAGAAGCGACATCGGAACTGATATGGACTTTCTTCCAACATCTTCGCCCGTATTTGTGTAGTATTGCATAGGAATAGTCGCCACTGATAAATGCGTAGCGGCTAGTGATTATTGATTTAGTTTATGTCTGACAAGAAGCCTTTAATTTTAGTAACAAACGACGACGGTATTACCGCTCATGGCATTCGCACGCTCGTTGAGCTGATGAAACGAATTGGTTCGGTGGTGGTCGTAGCCCCAAACAGTCCGCAGTCGGGCATGGGACATGCCATTACGATTGCCAATCCAATCCGACTTTACCCTTCCGATATTTACGGCGATGTACCCGCCTATGAATGCTCCGGTACGCCCGCCGATTGTGTTAAGTTGGCGAAGCACCATGTGCTGAAAGACCGGGCTCCTGATTTGGTGGTTAGTGGTATTAATCACGGCAGTAATTCGTCCATTAGCATTTTATATTCGGGCACAATGTCGGCAGCTATCGAAGCCGCCATTGAGGGAATTCCTGCGATTGGCTTCTCGCTTGGTGATTTCACGCGCCAACCCGATTTTTCGCATGCACACGAGCATATTCTGAGTATTGCCCGCAACGTACTGGAAAAAGGGATCGAGCGAGGAACGGCACTAAACGTCAACTTCCCGGCCAAAACGGCGGAACCGTTAAAAGGAATCCGTATCTGTCGACAGGCGAATGCCAAATGGCAGGAAGTATTCGACGAACGACGCGACCCACATGGTCGTCGCTATTTTTGGCTGGCAGGCGATTTTGTCAACTTCGACACACACGCCGAAGACACCGACGAGTACGCACTAGCCAATAACTATACATCTGTAGTCCCCTGCCACTATGACCTAACGGCCTACAGCATGATGGACACGTTGACGAACTGGAACTTATAATGAAGAGTGAAGAGTGAAAAATGAAGAATAAGCAAAACACAATCACATAGCTCTTATTCATTATTTTTCACTCTTCACTCTTCACTCTTCATTAACAAACATGGCTCTATTAGGTAGTATGCTCAAAAACGGGATTCGGTTATCGAATGTCGTTCGGCTGCGGCAGTTTAATCCACTACGTCAGCAGCGTAAAGTCTTCCGCAAGCTCATCCGAAAAGCGCAGTTCACAAAATTTGGGGCAGCTTATCATTTCGATGATCTTCTCCGTTCGGTTGAGTTTGGGAGTGAAGGAGAATTCTATCAGAAATACAAGCAGTATGTACCCATCCACGACTACAATAAAATGTTCGACGGTTGGTGGAAACAAACACTGGCAGGCGAACGGAATGTAGCCTGGCCGGGAAAAGTGAAATATTTTGCGCTGAGTTCAGGGACATCAGAGGCCGCTACAAAGTATATCCCCGTTACGAAGTCGATGTCGAAGGCCATTCAGCGGACCAGCATCCGGCAGATTCTGACCCTTGGAAAATACCAGAACCTACCCTCAACACTCTACGAAAAAGGATGCCTCATGCTGGGAGGCAGCACGGATCTGAACGCTCGCGAAGGCCATTACGAAGGCGACCTCAGTGGCATTACGGCCAGCAAAATTCCCCTCTGGTTCGAGCGATTTTATAAACCAGGACGCGACATTGCTCAGGAAAAAGACTGGGCGCTGAAATTAGACGAAATTACGGAACAGGCCGCTGGCTGGGATATTGGCTATGTGGTGGGTGTACCTGCCTGGATCCAGTTGCTGATGGAGAAAATTATTGCCCGCTACAAGGTCAAAACCATTCACGACATCTGGCCAAACCTGATGGTATTCTGTCATGGGGGTGTATCATTTGAACCGTATCGGGCAGGTTTTGAGAAGCTCCTCGCCCATCCCATCACCTATATCGAGACCTATCTGGCCTCAGAGGGATTTATCGCCTATCAGACGCATCCCGACGCAGAAGGCATGCAATTGGTCTTGAACAATGGCTTATTTTTTGAATTCATCCCCTTCAACGAGCGAAATTTCTCAGCCGATGGCGAACTGGTTGATAAGCCTGAAACGCTGATGATCAACGAAGTGGAAGAAGGGAAAGAGTACGCCCTTCTGCTATCTACCTGCTCTGGAGCCTGGCGTTATCTGATTGGCGACACGATCAAGTTCGTTAATAAAAAACGGGCTGAAATCGTCATTACGGGCCGCACGAAGCACTTTTTGAGTTTATGTGGCGAACACCTGTCCGTCGATAACATGAACAAAGCGATTGAAATGGTTTCCGAAGAATTAGGCATTTCAATACGTGAATTTACCGTAGCTGGTGTAACGCACGACACATTATTCGCTCACAACTGGTACATCGGCACCGATGATAAAGTAGATGCCAACGACCTCCGCAATCGAATCGACGCCAGGCTTAAAGAGCTAAACGACGATTACGCCGTGGAGCGTCGGCACGCCCTCAAAGACATCACAGTGACCGTGTTGCCCAACAAAACATTTTACGCCTGGATGGAATCAAGAGGCAAAATGGGCGGCCAGAACAAATTCCCGAGAGTGTTGAAGAAAGGGATGATTAAGGAATGGGAAAGCTTTTTGAAAAAGTGAAGAATGTAGAGTGAAAAGTGAAGAATAATCGCTAGTCTGTAAGATACTATTCTTCACTTTTCACTCTACATTCTTCATTTAAACTTACCAGTTCATCGCTTTCGACAGCGGCTCCAGTAGGCGGGTGTAGGCGATATTAACCGCACCAATGAGGAAGACCACGCCTGTCACCCGATTGAAAATCAGTACAACGCGTGGAGTAAAAAGCCGTTTGAGTCGGTTGGCATAATAGGCCAGTGCGCTTTCGGTGGCGAACACGCCGACCAGGGCAGAAATCATAAAGCCGTATTGCTGTGCATCCGTATAATGAAGGTGCGACCGGATATAGGCCACAATGGCCACCCAGGCCACGAAATTGACCGGATTGAGGGCATTTAGAAAAAATCCCGTTGTGAAATAATAGACAAAATTTCCGAATCGCGTTTTCGGATAGGCTAGCCTGGGGGTTCCTTTCAGAATATTGACTAAACCCATAGCAATTAAGAATACCACCCCAACCGCAGCCATGATATTCTCAAAGCCCTGCACTTTGGGGATGAACGCTGTGCCTAAGAGGGCTGCCAGCACAAACAGGATGTCGCCGGTAATTACGCCAAAGACAATCTTCATTCCCGACCGGAAACCATTATCGACGCTGTTCTGAATCAACGCAAAAAACACAGTCCCGAACGTAAGGCAAAGGGCAACCCCTAATAAAAAACCAAGAAGAATAGGTAAGAACACAAGCAGTTTATAGTTTGATGTTTGCAGTTTGATGTTTGATGTTCTACAGTGCGTTAGTCCTGGCGAGGAATCGCAACTACAAACTACAAACCACAAACTACAAACTGTGTTTAAATTCCCCGCAACCGGGCCACGATCATCAGGCCACTGACGCTGAGCGAATCGGTAATTTGGCTGGTCATCACCATCTCAACCGCTTCGGCTAGGGGGAGTTTCCAGACACGTAAGTCTTCGGTTTCTTCGGGGGCATGTTCGCCCTCGGTTAAGTCCTCGGCAATGTAGAGAAAGCCTTCTTCGTCGGTAGCTGAGTTAGACGTGTGAATACGAGCAATTTTCGTCCATTTCTGCGCTTCTAAGCCCGTTTCTTCTTTTAATTCACGCTTAGCCGAATCAAGCGGATCGGTTCCCAGGGGCGATCCACCTTCTGGAATTTCCCATGAATATTCGTTCAGTGGGTAGCGATACTGACCAACCAGGTAGGTATTGCCCTCAGCATCAATCGGAATAACGCCCACTGCTTTATTTTTGAAACTAACAACGCCATAAATACCGGCTGTACCAGCGGGCGTCACCACATCTTCATGCCGAATAGACAGCCAGGGATTCTCATATTTGACCGACGAATTCAGCGTCTGCCAGGGATTTTCAGTTGTGTTCATGCGAATGAAACCCGTTCAAAAAGCTGCAAAGGTATCACCTTTCGTTTATCACAGCTCGTAAACGCATAATCTTATCCTAACAATCCTAAAATCGGTTATCTTCGGGCTACTTCTCAATCAATCAACTTATATGCATCACAAACTACTGTTAACCAGTCTGTTTCTGGGGAGTTCCCTCCTAAGTTATGGTCAGGACGAGAAACTGGATATGGCTACAATCCAGAAAATCAGGGAGGAAGGTCTAAATCATTCGCAGGTGATGGAAACGGCCTTTTACCTGACCGACGTCAACGGCCCACGACTACAAGGCCCCGGTTTCATCAAAGCGGCCAACTGGGCCAAAACGAAACTAACCAGTTGGGGGCTAAAAAGTGCCCGCCTGGAAGCCTGGGGCGAATGGGGCCAGGGTTGGGGCGTTGAGCATTCGTATCTGGCCATGACTGCCCCTTATTACAAAACCATCATCGCCGTACCCAGAGCCTGGAGTGGCAGCACCAACAAACTACAGGCTGCCGATATTCTCTACATTAGCTCGACTGATACAACGGCGCTGGAAAGCTACCGGAGCAAACTCAAAAACAAAGTCATTCTGTTGGATCAATCGTTCAAGGGTATGCCCTCGTTTAAAGCAGATGCCGATCGCTTTACGGATGAAGACCTACTGAAAATGGCCAACGAAGCGCCACCAAGCCAGCGTTCAGCTAACGACACAACCTTCCGCAGCCGGATCATGGCGATGCGCACCCAGAATGCATTTAATCAGAAAATGCGGAAACTGGCCAAACAGGAAGGCGCCATCGGGATGCTCAATACCACACAGAACAGTAAAGATGGAACGCTGTTCGTCAGTGGCGATTACGCCAATGCCGCCATTGGTGCTACGCCCGATGATCTGGCCGACCTGTCCATCGCCGTTGAGGATTACATGACGCTCTGCCGACTCATGAAAGCGGGCATTCCTGTCAAGCTTGAGCTGGATGTAAAAACGAAATTCTATAAAGACGACACGAAAGGCTATAACGTGCTGGCCGAAATTCCGGGTACAGATCCTGCATTGAAAGACGAAGTGGTTATGCTGGGGGCTCACCTTGATTCCTGGCATGCCGCCACGGGTGCCACCGACAATGCAGCGGGTAGTTCGGTCATGATGGAAGCGGTACGCATCCTGAATACGATCGGGGCTAAACCGAAAAGAACGATCCGAATTGCGCTCTGGAGCGGTGAAGAACAGGGTCTGCACGGTTCCAAAAATTACGTGGCAAACCACTTAGTCGATAAGGCCACCCAAAAACTGACGAAAGAAGGCGAAAACATTGCCGCCTATTTCAACGTCGATAACGGAACGGGAAAAATCCGGGGCATTTATTTGCAAGGCAATCTGGCGGCCGGTCCGATTTTCAGCCAGTGGCTAAAACCATTCAATGACCTGGGTGCCACGACGATAACGCCCGCGAATACGGGCGGAACGGATCACCAATCGTTCGATCGGGTAGGCTTGCCGGGTTTCCAGTTCATTCAGGATCGAATTGAATACAGTACCCGTACGCACCACACCAATATGGACACCTACGATCACCTTCAACCCGATGACCTGAAGCAGGCGGCCACGGTTGTTGCCAGTTTTGTGTATAACGCAGCCATGCGGGATCAGAAAATACCCCGTAAGGCTGTAGCTGCACAGGTAGCGCGGTAATGGCGCGAGTATTTACTCGTGCCTCTAATCTAAGTTTTCAATTCCTTCGGTCGGCTGTTTTTTTGTCATTCCGACCTTAGGAGGAATCTCAACGTTGCGTAATAGTCAAGCTTGAGATTCCTCCTAAGGTCGGAATGACAAAAAAACTAACTTACAACGTACCAAACTATCGGCAAGCGACTTAGATGTATAAAGTACTGTGTCTTACTTTTTCTGTTGGCTTTTGGCTACTAGCAAACCCTTCATTCGGGCAAAATCCACCTTCAACTAAGCCGTTCGTACTCGGCCTCATCGACGCCATTCCCTCCAATGAATTAGGTGAAACCAGAGCGCTGAACATCTACTTACCCGACGGTTATTCGAAAGATTCGATTGGAAAGTACCCGGTTATCTACCTGCTGGACGGGTCAGCCGATGAAGACTTCATTCATATCGCGGGTTTGGTGCAGTTTGCCAATTTCCCGTGGGTTAATCTGTTACCCAAATCAATCGTTGTTGGCATTGCCAACGTTGACCGAAGGCGTGATTTTACGTATCCAACTACTATAGAAAAAGACAAAAAGGAGTATCCCACAACGGGGCAATCGCAACGGTTTATAGCTTTCCTCGAAAAGGAATTGCAACCCTATATCCAGAAAAACTACAGTTCGAATCCGTCAAGAACCATCATTGGGCAATCGTTGGGCGGACTTTTAGCGACCGAGATTCTATTTAAAAAGCCCAGCCTGTTTAACCAGTACATTATTGTCAGCCCAAGCCTGTGGTGGGATAACGAGTCCTTACTGGCGTACCCTCCCGTATTTGCGAAGCCAGATTTTCAACAGAAAACTACAGTATTTGTAGGCGTTGGAAAAGAAGGAAAAATTATGGAGACGGATGCCAATCAATTAGTATACCTATTGAAAAAGTATAGCACGAAACCATTAGAAGTCGGTTTCCACTACTTTGGTGATGAAAACCACGCAACCATTTTTCACCTGGCTGTTTATAAAGCGTTTGAGCGTTTCAAAAAATAACCGCGTGTCTTCATTATAATTAAAATCACTTCAGCTATATACGGTTGTAAGCAAACGCGGTGCTCAGCCTAAGATGCATAAATTCCGTGCGCATTGGCTGAATACAAAACGTCCGAATCGGTGGTTACCGATTCGGACGTTTTGTGTTTTGTGACTTATCAGGGATATTTAAACTTACTGGCATCCAACCGGAAAAAGCGAACGGCATTATTGAACATAATATCCCGTTTCTGATCAAACGATAAGTATTCGGCGTTTTCAATCACGCTGATCGAGGTTTCGAATAACTTGGGCCATACCATAAAATCGGTGCCGTACAGAATCCGTTTGCCAAAGCCAGCCTGCACCAGCCGTTTGAGATAGGCATGAATTTCTGCCTGAGGATAACTCCAGATGAAACCGGCCAGATCGACATACACATAGGCATTGGCCCCCATCAACCCAATCATTTCATCAATCATCGGGTACCCGGCATGCATCACCCATATTTTTATTTTGGGATGACGGGCTAACATGTCTTCCAATAAGAACGGTCTGCCCAATGAAGCCCGGTATTTCCCTCCACTGATGTTAGCCATCCCATTACCCCCAGTTCCCATGTGAATGCCGACCGGAATATTCATTTTTTCGGCAACAGCGAAGTATTCATCCAGCGACATATCGCTCGGCGAAAGCCCCTGGTACTGAGGAGCTACCTCGCCCATCACTTTATAAAAGCCGGTCGACAGGGAATCCGTAAACGCTTTTACAGTCATATCCTTTGGCGAGCTGACCCCAATGCCCGGAATAACCCGGTCTGGCGCGGCTTTTTTCCATTCGTGCAAAATCTGCGCATCGCCATACGCCACGATGGTCATGTTGAGCCGTTCCATCGTTTCCAGTACGGCAGCCGTCATTTCTTTGTCCGATTTGGCGGGTTGTAAGGGATCTACACATTCCGTATTGAGGAAGGCGCGCATCTGTTGGTTAGGGTCACCCCCTGGCATATCGCGTAAGAACCAGGGGCACATTTCAACGGCAAAACCCGGACTCACCTTCATGGCGTGCACATGCACATCAATAATGGGAAGTGGTCTACGGGGAACGGCCTGAGCCATTAAAGTGCCGGACACAGCCAGGCAGCTCACGAGCAGGGCAAAAGTTTTCATAGGCTAAAAACGGGCAAATCGTTAAGAAAAAGGGGTATCTTGACT
Coding sequences:
- a CDS encoding alpha/beta hydrolase, with translation MYKVLCLTFSVGFWLLANPSFGQNPPSTKPFVLGLIDAIPSNELGETRALNIYLPDGYSKDSIGKYPVIYLLDGSADEDFIHIAGLVQFANFPWVNLLPKSIVVGIANVDRRRDFTYPTTIEKDKKEYPTTGQSQRFIAFLEKELQPYIQKNYSSNPSRTIIGQSLGGLLATEILFKKPSLFNQYIIVSPSLWWDNESLLAYPPVFAKPDFQQKTTVFVGVGKEGKIMETDANQLVYLLKKYSTKPLEVGFHYFGDENHATIFHLAVYKAFERFKK
- a CDS encoding NUDIX hydrolase, whose product is MNTTENPWQTLNSSVKYENPWLSIRHEDVVTPAGTAGIYGVVSFKNKAVGVIPIDAEGNTYLVGQYRYPLNEYSWEIPEGGSPLGTDPLDSAKRELKEETGLEAQKWTKIARIHTSNSATDEEGFLYIAEDLTEGEHAPEETEDLRVWKLPLAEAVEMVMTSQITDSLSVSGLMIVARLRGI
- a CDS encoding AraC family transcriptional regulator, translated to MKIALEQISPDANSSFHILETPRLNDVFLWHYHPEYEIVYITGANGTRHVGDHISRYEGSDLVFIGPNIPHLNFDYGVKTDHRKVVVQLKEAFLGNLFGQAPEFAAIARLFEMARAGVSFHGETKRLVGEQLEALPTLPPFERLMALLSIFQQLATSSETTSLHGKPVTNAYNLSEQQRLKRLYQFIEDNYQRKFDLAEAAALTNLTTAAFCRYVKRMTRLTFTQFLNQYRINQAQKLLLLDHTVTEACFACGFESLSYFNKIFRRVTGENPFQFKKRHRN
- a CDS encoding LysR family transcriptional regulator, which produces MLSSRHLIFMEVARLLSFTKASQTLFLSQSAISKQIKSLEYFYKTGLFERHGTTISLTLAGQALYTKLLEAGQLQDELHQELQQINDKFLPLTKLAIGASTTISLYVLPPVLSAYLHRYDTIQISVLNRNSDTIQNALLAHDIDVGIVEGLTQLNTLVYTPFMTDDVLAVCSAKSPLRDRTLALADLPAIPLAVRENGSGTLAVVEDELSKKGINLSSLRILIRLGGTEALKNFVLADTCLAFLPKRAILKELTAGELVEVPIRDLTLQRTFYFIQRKGTENNRLVSTFIHFTKRHYSIVE
- a CDS encoding GH3 auxin-responsive promoter family protein, which translates into the protein MALLGSMLKNGIRLSNVVRLRQFNPLRQQRKVFRKLIRKAQFTKFGAAYHFDDLLRSVEFGSEGEFYQKYKQYVPIHDYNKMFDGWWKQTLAGERNVAWPGKVKYFALSSGTSEAATKYIPVTKSMSKAIQRTSIRQILTLGKYQNLPSTLYEKGCLMLGGSTDLNAREGHYEGDLSGITASKIPLWFERFYKPGRDIAQEKDWALKLDEITEQAAGWDIGYVVGVPAWIQLLMEKIIARYKVKTIHDIWPNLMVFCHGGVSFEPYRAGFEKLLAHPITYIETYLASEGFIAYQTHPDAEGMQLVLNNGLFFEFIPFNERNFSADGELVDKPETLMINEVEEGKEYALLLSTCSGAWRYLIGDTIKFVNKKRAEIVITGRTKHFLSLCGEHLSVDNMNKAIEMVSEELGISIREFTVAGVTHDTLFAHNWYIGTDDKVDANDLRNRIDARLKELNDDYAVERRHALKDITVTVLPNKTFYAWMESRGKMGGQNKFPRVLKKGMIKEWESFLKK
- a CDS encoding phytanoyl-CoA dioxygenase family protein, whose translation is MQPTMIPDNAHKDIPGNPSTATSSKISLNDRSAGKPLRVLSEEDWQFWKHNGYIVIKQAVPKEQADRLANFLWEFEEKDPNDPATWYAPARAEMKMKELTNSGMVELYNHQYEWDNRQYPRVYDAFVDIWGTEKLWVTIDRANLNFPVRPGHEFKGFIHWDYDPETRPQNVQGVLALADQTDENMGGFQCIPELYRTYDTWKLTQPADRDHFKPDTTGFDFVKVKMEAGDLLIFNSTQPHGIRPNLSTDKVRMAQYISMMPAEEDNEALRQWRITSWRDRQAPEGYAFPGDPRNWEKERYQTAELSPLGKKLLGLDSWE
- a CDS encoding LysE family translocator codes for the protein MFLPILLGFLLGVALCLTFGTVFFALIQNSVDNGFRSGMKIVFGVITGDILFVLAALLGTAFIPKVQGFENIMAAVGVVFLIAMGLVNILKGTPRLAYPKTRFGNFVYYFTTGFFLNALNPVNFVAWVAIVAYIRSHLHYTDAQQYGFMISALVGVFATESALAYYANRLKRLFTPRVVLIFNRVTGVVFLIGAVNIAYTRLLEPLSKAMNW
- the surE gene encoding 5'/3'-nucleotidase SurE, producing the protein MSDKKPLILVTNDDGITAHGIRTLVELMKRIGSVVVVAPNSPQSGMGHAITIANPIRLYPSDIYGDVPAYECSGTPADCVKLAKHHVLKDRAPDLVVSGINHGSNSSISILYSGTMSAAIEAAIEGIPAIGFSLGDFTRQPDFSHAHEHILSIARNVLEKGIERGTALNVNFPAKTAEPLKGIRICRQANAKWQEVFDERRDPHGRRYFWLAGDFVNFDTHAEDTDEYALANNYTSVVPCHYDLTAYSMMDTLTNWNL
- a CDS encoding M20/M25/M40 family metallo-hydrolase translates to MHHKLLLTSLFLGSSLLSYGQDEKLDMATIQKIREEGLNHSQVMETAFYLTDVNGPRLQGPGFIKAANWAKTKLTSWGLKSARLEAWGEWGQGWGVEHSYLAMTAPYYKTIIAVPRAWSGSTNKLQAADILYISSTDTTALESYRSKLKNKVILLDQSFKGMPSFKADADRFTDEDLLKMANEAPPSQRSANDTTFRSRIMAMRTQNAFNQKMRKLAKQEGAIGMLNTTQNSKDGTLFVSGDYANAAIGATPDDLADLSIAVEDYMTLCRLMKAGIPVKLELDVKTKFYKDDTKGYNVLAEIPGTDPALKDEVVMLGAHLDSWHAATGATDNAAGSSVMMEAVRILNTIGAKPKRTIRIALWSGEEQGLHGSKNYVANHLVDKATQKLTKEGENIAAYFNVDNGTGKIRGIYLQGNLAAGPIFSQWLKPFNDLGATTITPANTGGTDHQSFDRVGLPGFQFIQDRIEYSTRTHHTNMDTYDHLQPDDLKQAATVVASFVYNAAMRDQKIPRKAVAAQVAR
- a CDS encoding esterase; the protein is MKIQRCLLLMFSLLIQAFVLQAQPRVPPLRSPEVAEGGLTFRLRAPNAKEVILDIEGISKETMTKDEQGVWSFTKKLEPDVYDYAFVVDGLRIPDPANPVAKPCYQCNGQSLAHMPGPASLSWEIKDVPRGAVNHQVYRSAVMGEDRDYYVYLPPNYDPKRKEPYPVFFLLHGATGTALSWIVNAQANIILDNLIAEGKAKPMIMVNTLGYGGNDKYAAEVIQEIIPQLEKTYNASKDRNQRAIVGLSMGGGTAFYTGLNHLDHFAYVGGMSSAVGMGGPRPPASTTANPATTTPSAEQVTAMMDVFTKTYPKLDEKANSQLKLLWISCGVDDFLYQNNKYFKEFLTAKNVKFKNVETPGGHTFMVWRRNLTDLAPLLFK